A single window of Senegalia massiliensis DNA harbors:
- a CDS encoding PAS domain-containing sensor histidine kinase, with amino-acid sequence MNSLKFKIPLFIVIFAFFSVAITGIFTQRIASEGIQQKTLDKNLLISEMIGNEISTYLEDAKVTVETASNFSSQSFGNIDNIKYEIFRIYDNFPYFSLIFYMNDKADMVFSKPSNDHVKKKSYMDRSYYWDVMNTEKTTISPLLISSVLERPHFIIASPVKNYSKETIGLIGAGIPLYNIQDIIDKTQERFNGRITIIDRQGSIVIDPDIKNNSDKIVSMKNQDFTINKKSTNLENILKDKRNVVGHYIEDNKTYYSAITFVPGVEWMVIVEQEEGTMLAEASEIEKKLSALMVVVVIIAVIIGLILAFSITKPIGKLVKNVRNLSVGIKELDFTEGQNDSINEVTELSKAFSEMSIILNNNIKELESSFKEQNRLQQYLNNILKSVANGIIVFNNKGDITIVNRETEKITGYNLKEIKEFSLEEFIDRLDITIGEIFIDVIDKGNVFNDVELTIKNRCKEEISISVSASRVLDDNQQVVGVVFLLKDLRERKIMERELARDDRIKTLGRLSASIIHDIGNPLAGMGNLIEILKDNTNDQETKDEILEFLENEVEDLNNLVISFLDFTYESKLNKVPTNVENLLDLILNLLDSEMEQKDIIVKKSSLETPILANIDRRAIKQALINILKNAIHAVDKKGVIYISFNQNNNNLEIIIEDNGKGIKEEDLDRVFFPFYTQKRQGTGLGLFITYNIIKEHNGTIVVESEFGKRTKFIISIPIEEQ; translated from the coding sequence ATGAATAGTCTAAAATTTAAAATACCTTTATTTATTGTTATTTTTGCATTTTTTTCCGTTGCTATAACAGGAATATTCACTCAAAGAATAGCATCAGAGGGAATTCAGCAAAAAACTTTAGATAAAAATTTATTGATATCAGAAATGATAGGCAATGAAATCTCAACATATCTTGAAGATGCTAAAGTTACTGTGGAAACAGCAAGTAATTTCTCATCTCAAAGTTTTGGAAACATTGATAATATAAAATATGAAATTTTCAGAATATATGATAATTTTCCATACTTTAGCTTAATATTTTATATGAATGATAAGGCGGATATGGTTTTTTCTAAACCGTCTAATGATCATGTTAAAAAAAAGTCATATATGGATCGTAGTTATTATTGGGATGTTATGAATACAGAAAAAACTACTATTAGTCCATTGTTAATAAGTAGTGTTCTAGAACGTCCCCATTTTATAATAGCATCACCAGTGAAAAATTATAGTAAAGAGACTATAGGGTTAATAGGTGCGGGAATTCCTCTATATAATATTCAGGACATAATAGATAAAACCCAAGAAAGATTTAATGGTAGAATAACAATAATAGATAGACAAGGAAGTATAGTTATTGATCCCGATATTAAGAACAACAGTGACAAAATAGTTTCCATGAAAAACCAAGACTTTACTATTAATAAAAAATCAACTAATTTAGAGAATATTTTAAAGGATAAAAGAAATGTAGTGGGTCATTATATAGAAGATAATAAAACATATTATAGCGCTATAACATTTGTACCAGGTGTAGAGTGGATGGTTATAGTAGAACAAGAGGAAGGAACAATGTTAGCTGAAGCTTCTGAAATCGAGAAAAAACTAAGTGCTTTGATGGTAGTAGTAGTGATTATAGCAGTAATTATTGGATTAATATTAGCATTTAGTATAACAAAACCTATAGGAAAGTTAGTAAAAAATGTTAGAAATTTAAGTGTTGGAATAAAAGAATTAGATTTTACAGAAGGACAAAATGATTCAATTAATGAAGTAACTGAGCTAAGCAAAGCTTTTAGTGAAATGAGTATTATACTTAATAATAATATAAAGGAATTAGAAAGTTCATTCAAAGAGCAGAATAGACTTCAACAATATCTAAATAATATCCTTAAAAGTGTAGCCAATGGAATAATAGTATTTAACAATAAAGGAGATATAACAATAGTAAATAGGGAAACAGAAAAAATAACAGGATATAATTTAAAAGAGATAAAAGAATTTAGTCTAGAAGAGTTTATTGATAGGTTGGATATTACTATAGGAGAAATATTTATTGATGTAATAGATAAAGGAAATGTATTTAACGATGTTGAGCTTACTATTAAAAATAGATGTAAAGAAGAAATATCAATTAGCGTTTCTGCATCTAGGGTATTAGATGATAATCAACAGGTTGTAGGAGTAGTTTTCCTTTTAAAAGATCTTAGAGAGAGAAAGATAATGGAAAGGGAATTAGCAAGGGATGATAGAATTAAAACTTTAGGTAGGCTATCAGCATCTATAATACATGATATAGGAAATCCTCTAGCTGGAATGGGTAATTTAATAGAGATTTTAAAGGATAATACTAATGATCAGGAGACAAAAGATGAGATTCTAGAGTTTTTAGAAAATGAAGTAGAAGATTTAAATAATCTTGTGATCAGTTTTCTGGATTTTACCTATGAATCTAAACTAAATAAAGTTCCGACTAATGTAGAAAATCTTTTGGACTTAATTTTAAATTTATTAGATTCAGAAATGGAACAAAAAGATATAATAGTGAAAAAAAGCTCTTTAGAAACACCAATATTAGCTAATATAGATAGAAGAGCAATAAAACAGGCTCTAATAAATATATTAAAAAATGCAATACATGCTGTAGATAAAAAGGGAGTAATATATATATCATTCAATCAAAATAATAATAATTTAGAAATTATAATCGAGGATAACGGAAAAGGAATAAAAGAAGAGGATTTAGATAGAGTCTTTTTTCCTTTTTATACACAAAAGAGACAAGGAACTGGCTTAGGATTATTTATAACCTACAATATCATTAAAGAGCATAATGGTACCATAGTAGTTGAAAGTGAGTTTGGCAAAAGAACAAAGTTTATAATTAGTATTCCTATTGAAGAACAGTAA
- a CDS encoding DUF523 domain-containing protein has product MYLVSACLAGVNCRYNGSNSTNEAIQELVREGKAIAICPEIIAGLPIPRACSEIIIDEDGNRKIVSEVGQDFTKEFIEGAQKTLEIAKTIGIEKAILQSRSPSCGYGLIYDGTFYGKLKAGNGLTAELLVENGIEVYTENDLEKLSI; this is encoded by the coding sequence ATGTATTTAGTGAGCGCTTGTTTAGCAGGAGTTAATTGTAGATATAATGGCAGTAATAGTACCAATGAAGCTATACAAGAATTAGTAAGAGAAGGAAAAGCTATTGCTATTTGCCCAGAAATAATAGCAGGATTACCAATACCAAGAGCTTGTTCTGAAATTATTATTGATGAGGATGGGAATAGAAAAATAGTAAGTGAAGTTGGACAAGACTTTACTAAAGAATTTATTGAAGGTGCACAAAAAACTTTGGAAATTGCTAAAACTATTGGTATTGAAAAAGCAATATTACAATCAAGGAGTCCATCATGTGGGTATGGTCTTATATATGATGGAACATTTTATGGGAAACTTAAAGCAGGAAATGGTTTAACTGCAGAGTTGCTAGTGGAAAATGGAATTGAAGTATATACCGAAAATGATTTAGAGAAATTATCAATATAA
- a CDS encoding C45 family autoproteolytic acyltransferase/hydolase, with the protein MIIKGYYNKLEGSHYEIGKQIGKVIRSKSELLKQYISEENCLENTVLEEVISLLDQYCPNINEEIQGFCDELKIQKGQVKYYQESYMYTGCSHGMIPYTRTKDKCTYVYRNYDFTHLADDMRLCSVHSHEKYSHIGFSIGLFGRSEGMNEEGLCITFSACGTPVGSLSWLRKPAVTGLQFWTVVRSVLDNCKTVEEAVDLIQSMPIVSNSNFLLTEPSGKSALIQVFDGVKDIIFDNNQDARYTLFATNHEVIKSSSRYGSPKVYNSKHRYNTLKNYMFQHDFIDIEEFKTFFHGKYPNGLSVHYYEQFFGTLRSVIFNLTDRSLEFCYGSPCYNNKVKLRFGDDLPFSEINVNIESELSDRDFWKLI; encoded by the coding sequence ATGATTATAAAGGGGTATTATAATAAATTAGAGGGGAGTCACTATGAGATTGGCAAACAGATTGGAAAAGTAATCAGAAGTAAATCAGAGTTATTAAAACAATATATTTCTGAAGAAAATTGTTTAGAGAATACTGTGTTAGAAGAAGTGATATCATTACTAGATCAGTATTGTCCTAATATTAATGAAGAAATACAAGGTTTTTGTGATGAATTGAAAATTCAAAAAGGGCAAGTGAAATATTATCAAGAGTCCTATATGTATACTGGATGTAGTCATGGGATGATTCCTTATACTAGAACAAAGGATAAATGCACTTATGTATATAGAAATTATGATTTTACCCACTTAGCTGATGATATGAGACTTTGCTCAGTCCATTCTCATGAGAAATATAGTCATATTGGCTTTTCCATAGGACTATTTGGGAGAAGTGAAGGGATGAATGAAGAAGGGCTTTGTATAACATTTTCAGCTTGTGGAACACCTGTTGGATCATTATCATGGTTGAGAAAACCTGCAGTTACAGGATTACAGTTTTGGACAGTTGTAAGGAGTGTGCTTGATAACTGTAAAACAGTAGAAGAAGCTGTTGATTTAATTCAATCTATGCCTATTGTATCAAATAGCAATTTTTTACTGACTGAACCATCAGGAAAATCAGCCTTAATACAAGTATTTGATGGTGTAAAGGATATAATATTTGATAATAACCAAGATGCTAGATATACACTTTTTGCTACAAATCATGAAGTTATTAAATCTTCTTCTAGATATGGGAGTCCAAAGGTATATAATTCAAAGCATCGGTATAATACTTTGAAAAATTATATGTTTCAGCATGATTTCATAGATATAGAGGAATTTAAGACATTTTTCCATGGGAAATATCCGAATGGTTTAAGTGTGCATTATTACGAACAGTTTTTTGGGACATTAAGATCTGTTATATTTAACCTAACAGATAGGTCACTTGAATTTTGTTATGGATCACCATGCTACAACAATAAAGTTAAATTAAGGTTTGGTGATGACCTTCCCTTTAGTGAGATCAATGTTAATATAGAGTCAGAATTAAGTGATCGAGACTTTTGGAAGTTAATATAA
- a CDS encoding helix-turn-helix domain-containing protein, whose translation MDCKKIGKLIYQLRKEKNMTQKQIADAMNISDKTISKWERGQGCPDISLIPELAQILEVSIDGILSGEINLNELVGGNMNKLKFYVCPRCNNLMTATGDATILCCSKKLKSLEVKKADNEHMLEIEPVEDELYVNSKHEMKKEHYISFIAYVRGDRALVVKQYPEWNMEFRFRKQGHGRLYFYCINDGLFYQTI comes from the coding sequence ATGGATTGTAAGAAAATTGGTAAATTGATATATCAATTGAGAAAAGAAAAAAACATGACACAAAAACAAATTGCAGATGCTATGAACATAAGTGATAAAACAATAAGTAAATGGGAGCGAGGACAAGGATGCCCTGATATTTCTTTAATTCCAGAACTAGCACAGATACTAGAGGTAAGTATTGATGGAATTTTATCAGGTGAAATAAATTTAAACGAACTAGTAGGAGGAAATATGAATAAATTAAAGTTTTATGTATGTCCACGATGTAATAATCTAATGACAGCTACAGGAGATGCAACTATATTATGTTGCTCAAAAAAATTAAAATCATTAGAAGTAAAAAAAGCAGACAATGAACATATGCTTGAAATAGAGCCTGTAGAAGATGAATTATATGTAAATTCTAAACATGAGATGAAAAAGGAACATTACATTTCTTTTATAGCCTATGTTAGAGGGGATAGAGCTCTTGTTGTAAAGCAATATCCTGAATGGAATATGGAATTTAGATTTCGTAAACAAGGTCATGGCAGATTATATTTTTATTGCATAAATGATGGATTATTCTATCAAACAATATAA
- a CDS encoding pentapeptide repeat-containing protein, giving the protein MDNKQRKIKIEKPRSSMHIRSNRKISDIFDEDVFEDMLISDCTISNLIANKVSFNRVIFKRVIFSEVILNSLDVTDVRFENCDLSNVDFRGAIVHRVEFVNCKLMGSNISDGTLQNVYIKGCNFNFAFMKFIKMKKVILEESMFKSSNFQNSKLEKVVFKKCDLRLSQMSGTSLSGIDLSDSKIEGIGVGIEDVKGMIISPIQSLYFTKLLGVLIKE; this is encoded by the coding sequence ATGGACAATAAGCAAAGAAAAATTAAAATAGAGAAGCCAAGATCATCAATGCATATAAGAAGTAATAGGAAAATTTCTGATATTTTTGATGAAGATGTATTTGAAGATATGCTTATATCAGATTGTACAATAAGTAATCTCATTGCTAATAAAGTATCATTTAATAGGGTTATTTTTAAAAGAGTAATATTTAGTGAAGTTATATTAAATTCTCTAGATGTTACTGATGTAAGATTTGAAAACTGTGATTTGTCAAATGTAGATTTTAGAGGAGCTATTGTACATAGAGTCGAATTTGTTAACTGTAAACTAATGGGTTCAAATATTAGCGATGGAACATTACAGAACGTATATATAAAGGGATGTAATTTTAACTTTGCTTTTATGAAATTTATAAAAATGAAAAAAGTTATATTAGAAGAGTCTATGTTTAAAAGTAGCAATTTTCAAAATAGTAAGCTTGAAAAAGTTGTATTTAAAAAGTGTGATCTAAGACTTAGTCAGATGTCAGGAACAAGTTTATCGGGAATAGATCTTAGTGATAGTAAAATTGAAGGTATAGGTGTTGGTATAGAAGATGTCAAAGGAATGATTATTTCACCTATTCAGTCGTTGTACTTTACAAAACTATTAGGTGTTTTAATCAAAGAATAA
- a CDS encoding class I SAM-dependent methyltransferase, which yields MSKIKGLETTFNSEYLKYDRYRPTYVKELYDDIFATKEINQSCNVLEVGIGTGQATLPILETGCNLTAIELGDQLAKFSKDKFSNYEHFNIKNVAFQDFDCPSDSFDLIFSATAFHWIPEEIGYTKVFDMLKSGGVFARFANHPYKDKKRPNIHIQFQKIYEKYMPNSLGVDEYSDENAKYISNIASKYGFEDLGYRLYHRTRDFTADEYTSLLGTYSDHIAIEEATRMKFFDEIREVINNNGGIITIYDTIDLQLARKPLLKRIMNRKRIHSSL from the coding sequence ATGTCAAAAATAAAAGGTTTAGAAACTACATTTAACTCTGAGTACCTTAAATATGATAGGTATCGTCCTACTTATGTTAAGGAGCTATATGATGATATTTTTGCTACAAAAGAAATAAATCAGTCATGTAATGTCCTAGAAGTAGGTATAGGAACAGGACAGGCTACATTACCAATACTTGAAACAGGTTGTAATTTGACTGCAATTGAATTGGGTGATCAATTAGCAAAATTCTCTAAAGATAAATTTAGTAATTATGAGCATTTTAATATTAAAAATGTAGCATTTCAAGATTTTGATTGTCCTTCTGACTCATTTGATCTTATTTTTTCAGCAACTGCTTTTCATTGGATTCCTGAAGAAATAGGATATACCAAAGTATTTGATATGTTGAAAAGTGGTGGTGTTTTTGCCCGATTTGCAAATCATCCCTATAAAGATAAGAAACGCCCAAATATACATATTCAATTTCAAAAGATATATGAAAAGTATATGCCTAATTCATTGGGAGTAGATGAATATAGCGATGAAAATGCCAAATATATATCTAATATAGCATCTAAATATGGATTTGAAGATTTAGGATATAGACTTTATCATAGAACAAGAGACTTTACAGCAGATGAGTACACATCATTATTAGGCACCTATTCAGATCACATTGCTATTGAAGAAGCTACAAGAATGAAATTCTTTGATGAAATAAGAGAAGTCATAAATAATAACGGTGGTATTATTACTATATACGATACTATAGATTTACAACTAGCTAGAAAACCCCTGCTGAAGCGTATAATGAATAGAAAAAGGATACACTCTTCATTATAA
- the rlmH gene encoding 23S rRNA (pseudouridine(1915)-N(3))-methyltransferase RlmH has protein sequence MNITIISVGKIKEKYINSGIKEFTKRLSAYCKLKIIEVKDEPTKENMTESEENIIKKKEAEKIISKIPNGSYVITLCIEGKELSSEQLAEKLDSLALTGNSNITFIIGGSVGLHDEVIKISNMKLSFSKMTFPHQLMRLILLEQIYRSFRISRGEPYHK, from the coding sequence ATGAACATAACAATAATATCGGTGGGAAAGATTAAAGAAAAATATATAAATAGCGGGATAAAGGAATTTACTAAAAGATTATCAGCATATTGTAAGCTTAAAATAATAGAAGTAAAAGACGAACCCACAAAAGAAAACATGACAGAATCAGAAGAAAATATTATAAAGAAAAAAGAAGCAGAAAAAATCATTTCAAAAATTCCTAATGGGTCTTATGTAATAACACTATGTATAGAAGGTAAGGAGTTATCATCAGAACAATTGGCTGAAAAGCTAGATAGTTTAGCTCTTACAGGGAATAGTAATATAACTTTTATAATAGGTGGATCAGTAGGGTTGCATGACGAAGTAATAAAAATAAGTAATATGAAATTATCCTTTTCAAAAATGACATTCCCTCATCAATTAATGAGACTTATACTATTAGAACAAATATATAGATCATTTAGAATTAGTAGAGGAGAACCGTACCATAAGTAG
- a CDS encoding AraC family transcriptional regulator, giving the protein MRYENDIIKVVNYIEKNLQNDLYVEELTSNIGYSYYHFSRVFYSATGEKLGDYIRRRRLAEASIRLIETNDSILMIALDYQFQSQEAFTRSFKKVFGITPKEYRMNGVKSISNTKFELNKDRLNHRFYKIDLKPDIVKITEDKYLIGLEKSFTIRENIIPNIWDIFLSRFKEIKDSINENILYGMTIANFDIDFAKFNENTKSKHFVGVEVKRYSEPPLGMKVEKINKGYYAVFRYKGSIKNIRNTYEYIWGTWAKNLKYNLRKDHQIEVYDQEFYDYDDERNIIKIYMPIDIEE; this is encoded by the coding sequence ATGAGATATGAAAATGATATAATTAAAGTAGTTAATTATATAGAAAAAAATTTACAAAATGATTTATATGTAGAAGAATTAACTTCTAATATAGGTTATTCGTACTATCATTTTAGTAGAGTATTTTATTCAGCTACAGGAGAAAAGCTTGGTGACTATATACGAAGAAGAAGATTAGCAGAGGCATCTATTAGACTCATTGAAACAAATGATTCTATATTGATGATTGCTTTAGATTATCAGTTTCAATCTCAAGAAGCATTTACAAGATCGTTTAAGAAAGTTTTTGGCATAACTCCTAAAGAATATAGAATGAATGGTGTTAAATCAATTTCAAATACAAAATTTGAATTAAATAAGGATCGATTAAATCATAGATTCTATAAAATTGATTTAAAGCCTGATATTGTTAAAATTACTGAAGATAAATATCTTATTGGTTTAGAAAAATCATTTACAATTAGAGAAAATATAATCCCAAATATTTGGGATATTTTTCTATCTAGATTTAAGGAAATAAAAGATTCTATAAATGAAAATATTCTTTATGGAATGACGATTGCTAATTTTGATATAGATTTTGCGAAGTTTAATGAAAACACAAAATCAAAACATTTTGTTGGCGTGGAAGTTAAAAGATATAGTGAGCCACCTTTAGGTATGAAAGTGGAAAAAATCAATAAAGGATATTATGCTGTGTTTAGATATAAAGGATCAATTAAAAACATAAGAAATACTTATGAATATATTTGGGGAACATGGGCAAAAAATTTAAAATATAATCTTAGAAAAGATCATCAAATTGAAGTATATGATCAGGAGTTTTATGATTATGATGATGAACGCAATATAATTAAAATATATATGCCCATAGACATTGAAGAATAG
- a CDS encoding CxxH/CxxC protein, translating into MYVVCNEHLTEAIDDFVDVYEQPPDIYELDSVSFTDWITPSRCDKCDKLPKYLVV; encoded by the coding sequence ATGTATGTTGTATGTAATGAACATTTAACTGAAGCAATAGATGACTTTGTAGATGTATATGAGCAGCCACCAGATATATATGAATTAGATAGCGTATCTTTTACAGATTGGATAACTCCATCTAGATGTGATAAATGTGATAAATTACCAAAATATTTAGTAGTTTAA